The genomic interval TGAAGATGCATATGTAATGTGGGTGAATTTCTCGTGAAACAAGAGCAAATTATATTAGGTATTGAGACAAGTTGTGATGAAACGGCTGCGGCCGTGATAAAAAACGGAACGGATATATTAAGCAATGTTGTGGCTTCTCAAATTGAAAGTCATAAGCGATTTGGTGGGGTCGTGCCCGAAATTGCTTCTCGCCATCATGTTGAACAAATTACAATAGTAATTGAAGAAGCATTACAACAAGCGAATATTACGTATCAAGATATAGATGCCATTGCGGTGACTGAGGGGCCGGGATTAGTCGGAGCTTTATTAATTGGTGTAAATGCAGCTAAGGCGATTGCGTTTGCACATGGAATACCATTAGTTGGTGTTCATCATATTGCAGGACATATTTATGCAAACCGTTTGATTCAAGAGATTCAATATCCAGCGCTTTCACTTGTTGTCTCAGGAGGGCATACAGAATTAGTGTTATTGAAGGAGTCTGGCTCATTTCAAGTCATTGGTGAGACTCGTGATGATGCTGCGGGAGAGGCCTATGATAAAGTAGCGCGAACATTGAATTTACCTTATCCAGGCGGTCCGCATATTGACAGATTAGCACATGAAGGAACACCGTCCATTAAGTTACCTCGTGCGTGGCTGGAAGGAAGTTACGATTTTAGTTTTAGCGGATTAAAATCGGCTGTTATTAACACACTTCATAATGCAGAGCAGCGCGGCGAGGAGATTAAACCGGAAGATCTTGCCGCAAGCTTTCAACAAAGTGTAATTGAAGTATTAGTGACAAAAACGATTTCTGCAGCAAAAGAATACGGTGTAAAGCAATTGTTACTAGCAGGGGGAGTAGCAGCTAATAAAGGGCTGCGTGCTGCGCTCACTGAGGCTTTTAAGGAAGTGCCGGAAGTAGAATTAATCATTCCTCCGCTTAGTCTTTGTACAGATAATGCAGCAATGATTGGAGCAGCAGGAAGCATTTTATTCGAAAAAGGAAAACGCTCTAATTTAGCGTTAAATGGAAACCCAGGATTAGATATTGAGGCTTTTTAAGAATGTGCACATATATTGATAAGGGTTGATACGGCGGAGCTATGTATATAGCTCTGCTTTACTTATTCATAAAAGTGATTTTGATTGTATCTGTGGATAAAAAAGTCTGATAATTAAAAAGTGAATGTGAATAACTTGCGTTTTTGTTGATAAGTAGCATAATTTTTGTGGATAATGTGGAAAAGTTCGAATAAAGCTTGAATGAAAAGGAGAAGGTTGTGTATATTTTTGTGGATAAAGTTTATTTTAGTAAGAAGCGAATGCTTTAGGATGCGGATATAGAAAAAGGCCGACTTAAATCAAGGTCGACCTTCTTAATATCTATATTTATCTCATACTTAATGGATAGTAAGAGCCCCCACTGATGGAAGTTTCTTATATATCCAGCTCTGCCCACTCTTCTAATAGAAGATCAAGGGCTGCTTGTGCCTGCTCTAGCTTTGTTTGAATTTCTATCACCTTTTCGTGATTTTGAAATACTTCAGAATCACAAAGAAGCTGATTACACTCTTCAATATCTGCCTCTAATTTTTCTATTTCTCCTTCAATCTCTTCAATGCGGCGCTTGCGTTGGCGCTCTGCTTTTTTCGCTTCTTTATCAATGATGTAGCTGTTTTTATCCGTTACTTGCTCTGGTTGTTTACTTTGTGTTTGTTGTTGTTCGAGTGCTTCATGTTCCGCTTGTTCTTGTTTTTTCTGAACATAGTAGTCATAATCTCCAAGGAACTCTACACTGCCATCTTTAGAGAGTTCAATGACCTTCGTTGCAATTCGGTTAATGAAGTATCGATCATGTGAAACGAAAAGCAATGTTCCTGGATAATCGATTAAAGCATTTTCAAGGACGAGTTTGCTATCGAGATCTAAGTGGTTTGTTGGCTCATCGAGTATTAAAAAATTACCTTTTTCCATCATCATTTTTGCTAAAGCAAGTCGTGCTTTTTCACCACCGCTAAGAGTAGAGACTGTTTTTAAAACGTCATCCCCGCTAAATAGGAAGTTTCCAAGTACGGTGCGTATCTCTTTTTCCGGCTTTAAGGGGTGTTCATCCCATAATTCGTTAAGTACTCGTTTGTTGGAAACGAGGTTCGCTTGCTCTTGATCATAGTAACTGATCTGAACATTTGTGCCAAAGTGAATGTCACCTGAAAGAGCAGGCATCTTATCAATAATGGTTTTTAATAGTGTTGATTTGCCGACCCCGTTCGGACCGACGAGTGCAATGCTTTCGCCTTTTGTGATTCGAACGTTAATGTGTTGGGCAACCTTTTCGTTTTGATAGCCAATTGCCAGCTCGTTTAGCTGCAGTACTTCATTTCCACTTTGCTTCTCAATTTGAAAAGAGAAAGAAGCAGATTTTTGATCGCCTTGGGGTCTATCTAAGATCTCCATTTTCTCAAGCTGTTTTCGTCTGCTTTGTGCTCGTTTGGTAGTAGAAGCTCGTGTAATATTCCGTTGAACAAAATCACGCAGCTTTTCAATTTCTTCTTGCTGCTTTTCAAATTGCTTCATATCTCGTTCGAAATCTTCCGCTTTTCTGATTAAATAAGAGCTGTAATTGCCGTGATATTTTTTCATTGAGTGTCGTGAGATTTCATATACTTGATTAACAACTTTATCAAGGAAGTATCGGTCATGAGAAACAATGAGTACAGCACCTTGATAGCCTTGTAAATATTGTTCAAGCCAAGAAAGTGTTTCAATATCTAGATGGTTTGTCGGTTCATCCAGGATTAAAATATCTGGTTTTGTTAAAAGTAATTTACCAAGGGCCAGTCTTGTTTTTTGACCCCCGCTTAAGGTGGAGATAGGTGTAGAAGGGTCAAAGCTGCCAAATTGAAGCCCGTGCAAAACAGAGCGAATATCTGCTTCATATTGATAGCCGCCGGACTCTTTAAATTGAACTTGCAGGGCATCATATTCACTCAGTACTTTTTGATAAATGGCTTCATTAGAGAAAATATCTGGATTTGCCATCTTTTCTTCTAATTGGCGTAAGGTTTGCTCTTGTGAAATGAGATGGTTAAATACGGTTAACATTTCATCCCAGATGGATAGTTCTGATTCAAGGCCTGTATCTTGGGCCATATAGCCGATTGTGACCCCTTTTGGTTGAATAATTTCTCCACCATCATAAGACAACTGTCCAGCAATAATTTTTAATAGTGTAGATTTCCCAGCACCGTTACGACCTACTAGAGCAATTCGGTCTTTATGTTGAACTTCGAGCTTCATATTCGATAGAATGAGTTCCGCTCCGTAATATTTAGATACTTGATTAACTTGTAATAAAATCATGAATTTCACCTCAGGTAGCATTATCCCGAACAAATTGTTATAGAACGTCTATCAGTTTTCAGATATACTGTTTTTTGACTCTAGACGTTTAAGCTTTTCTTCTTAGTGTACCGTATCATTGAACTTATCGGCAATAGAATGGTTATTTCGTTTCAAAACAAGATGTTACATTATGTGGAATAATGGTGTATGATTTATAATAGGGATATTATAACGTAAGATTGTACACTTTCGAACATAGTGCAGTTTATTAAGAGTAAGATGACAGAATCCCTATTGTTTTTAGAAGAACGAGCAAGTTGGGAATGGAAGCGTTATCAGTGATATTTTGAATGCATCTCATGCTTCTATGGAATATAGGCAGAAGAATAGATTGAAAAGCGCGTGTGAAAGCGAGGGAGAATAATGAATCAAGGACAATTAAAAATACCGCAGGCTACGGCCAAAAGACTACCCTTGTATTATCGATTTTTACAAAACCTACATTCCTCTGGGAAACAAAGGGTTTCTTCAGCAGAGTTGAGTGAAGCTGTTAAGGTAGATTCAGCAACGATACGTCGTGACTTTTCGTACTTTGGCGCACTTGGAAAAAAAGGATATGGATATAATGTTAATTATTTATTATCATTTTTTAGAAAAACATTGGATCAAGATGAAGTGACGAAAGTAGCGTTAATTGGTGTAGGGAATCTAGGTACTGCTTTTTTAAATTATAATTTCTTGAAAAATAATAATACAAAAATTAGTATGGCTTTTGATGTGGATGAAAGAAAAGTCGGTACGAATATAGCCAATGTTCCAATTTATCATATGGATGAAATTGAGAGCCGTCTGCAAGGAGAGCATGTTACAGCTGCAATCTTAACCATTCCAGCGCATGTGGCTCAGCCCGTTACAGATCGTTTAATTGCTGCTCAAGTAAAAGGAATTTTAAACTTTACCCCAGCACGATTAAATGTACCTTCTTCTATTAGAATTCATCATATTGACTTGGCTGTTGAATTACAGTCATTGATTTACTTCCTGAAACATTATCCAGTATTAGAAGAAGAAATCGCTGATATAGAGGATGGAATACCAATAAATAAATAAATAAATAAATATATTCTTAAGGCTAATGAAACGATTTTTGGTTCATGCATATGAAACCGTGTACATGAGTTGAAGATGAACAGTGTCTAACATAGCCAAAGAAATAAGCAGCTGATGACAGCTGCTTATTTCTTCTTTTGAATCGATTTTATTTTTACATGTAGTAAAAGCATTCGGATACCGGAGCCGAAGTCCAATGTAGCAATAAAGATAAGGAAATAAGCAAAGAATCCCCAACCTGATGATGTGACAGTTTGGATGGCGAAAGCAGTGAATACGATACCTAAACATATATAAATAATGCTTAATTTTAAAGGTGATTGATGTCTCATAAAAATCCTCCGATGAAAGCTTGCATATTTTGCATGAAATTTTGGATGTCTTCATAATACATTTGCAAAATGACAACGAATGTATTCATAGATACATGAGCAATAATTGGTACTAGAATTCGTTTCGTCTGTACATAAAGGAAAGCGAAGGTAAAGCCCATTGCCGAATATAATAACAAATGCTCTAGTTCCATATGTGCTAAACCAAAAATGATGGAGCTAATCAAAGCTGCAATAAAGAAATTAAATCGCTTATATAAGGAACCGAAAATAACTTTTCGGAAAATAATTTCTTCTAATATGGGACCAATAATAGAACTCACTACTATCATTAATGGAATCTTATCAATGACAGATAAAATTTCCTGCGTATTCGCTGATTGAGTTTGAATGCCAATCCACTGTTCAATTGTAATCGCGATACTTTGTGCAAATAAAGCGAGAAAGACTCCACATATTGCCCAAAAGGTAGAAAGGGAGATGGACGCTTTATCGCGAGTGAGTGCTGATTTTTTCATATCATGTCGCATGAAAAAGAGAGTAAGCAGAAGAGCTAATAAAAAACTAAAAATGGACCAGTAAGCAAAAGCTGTTAATCTCAATTCTCCACTAGGTACTCCTAACGTTTTTCCAATGAACATAAAGAGCGGCAGTCCAATAAATCCAGAGAGCTGCATGGCAAGATACGTAATAATGACATACCAGTATTCTTTTCTCAAAAATAATTCTCCTTTAAGTGAAATCATTCATACATGGGTACAGTGAAAATGGTATCAAAAAATATTGAATAACTCCACTTTTATAGGTGCTATTCAATCATATTTGTTGTAGGGATTTAATAGAATGGGTAGGGCTACTTTTAGTATGAGAATCTATTATCAAAATTAATGTAAAAATTTTTGATGAAGATACTTGCAAAACAGGAATGATTTATTTAATATAATAATTGTGTTAGCACTCATAGGTGTTGAGTGCTAATAATTCAAAACAGTTAATCATAAGAATTTGAGGGGGTTGTTTCACTTGTTAAAACCATTAGGTGATCGCGTTATTATTGAACTAGTTGAGTCAGAAGAAAAAACAGCTAGCGGTATCGTACTTCCAGATACAGCAAAAGAAAAGCCACAAGAAGGTAAGGTCGTAGCAGTTGGTACAGGCCGTGTTCTTGAAAATGGCGAACGTGTTACTTTAGAGGTTGCCCAAGGCGATCGTATTATCTTCTCAAAATACGCTGGTACGGAAGTCAAGTACGAGGGTAC from Peribacillus asahii carries:
- the tsaD gene encoding tRNA (adenosine(37)-N6)-threonylcarbamoyltransferase complex transferase subunit TsaD; the encoded protein is MKQEQIILGIETSCDETAAAVIKNGTDILSNVVASQIESHKRFGGVVPEIASRHHVEQITIVIEEALQQANITYQDIDAIAVTEGPGLVGALLIGVNAAKAIAFAHGIPLVGVHHIAGHIYANRLIQEIQYPALSLVVSGGHTELVLLKESGSFQVIGETRDDAAGEAYDKVARTLNLPYPGGPHIDRLAHEGTPSIKLPRAWLEGSYDFSFSGLKSAVINTLHNAEQRGEEIKPEDLAASFQQSVIEVLVTKTISAAKEYGVKQLLLAGGVAANKGLRAALTEAFKEVPEVELIIPPLSLCTDNAAMIGAAGSILFEKGKRSNLALNGNPGLDIEAF
- a CDS encoding ABC-F family ATP-binding cassette domain-containing protein: MILLQVNQVSKYYGAELILSNMKLEVQHKDRIALVGRNGAGKSTLLKIIAGQLSYDGGEIIQPKGVTIGYMAQDTGLESELSIWDEMLTVFNHLISQEQTLRQLEEKMANPDIFSNEAIYQKVLSEYDALQVQFKESGGYQYEADIRSVLHGLQFGSFDPSTPISTLSGGQKTRLALGKLLLTKPDILILDEPTNHLDIETLSWLEQYLQGYQGAVLIVSHDRYFLDKVVNQVYEISRHSMKKYHGNYSSYLIRKAEDFERDMKQFEKQQEEIEKLRDFVQRNITRASTTKRAQSRRKQLEKMEILDRPQGDQKSASFSFQIEKQSGNEVLQLNELAIGYQNEKVAQHINVRITKGESIALVGPNGVGKSTLLKTIIDKMPALSGDIHFGTNVQISYYDQEQANLVSNKRVLNELWDEHPLKPEKEIRTVLGNFLFSGDDVLKTVSTLSGGEKARLALAKMMMEKGNFLILDEPTNHLDLDSKLVLENALIDYPGTLLFVSHDRYFINRIATKVIELSKDGSVEFLGDYDYYVQKKQEQAEHEALEQQQTQSKQPEQVTDKNSYIIDKEAKKAERQRKRRIEEIEGEIEKLEADIEECNQLLCDSEVFQNHEKVIEIQTKLEQAQAALDLLLEEWAELDI
- a CDS encoding redox-sensing transcriptional repressor Rex → MNQGQLKIPQATAKRLPLYYRFLQNLHSSGKQRVSSAELSEAVKVDSATIRRDFSYFGALGKKGYGYNVNYLLSFFRKTLDQDEVTKVALIGVGNLGTAFLNYNFLKNNNTKISMAFDVDERKVGTNIANVPIYHMDEIESRLQGEHVTAAILTIPAHVAQPVTDRLIAAQVKGILNFTPARLNVPSSIRIHHIDLAVELQSLIYFLKHYPVLEEEIADIEDGIPINK
- a CDS encoding YdiK family protein, translating into MRHQSPLKLSIIYICLGIVFTAFAIQTVTSSGWGFFAYFLIFIATLDFGSGIRMLLLHVKIKSIQKKK
- a CDS encoding CPBP family intramembrane glutamic endopeptidase, whose amino-acid sequence is MRKEYWYVIITYLAMQLSGFIGLPLFMFIGKTLGVPSGELRLTAFAYWSIFSFLLALLLTLFFMRHDMKKSALTRDKASISLSTFWAICGVFLALFAQSIAITIEQWIGIQTQSANTQEILSVIDKIPLMIVVSSIIGPILEEIIFRKVIFGSLYKRFNFFIAALISSIIFGLAHMELEHLLLYSAMGFTFAFLYVQTKRILVPIIAHVSMNTFVVILQMYYEDIQNFMQNMQAFIGGFL
- the groES gene encoding co-chaperone GroES, encoding MLKPLGDRVIIELVESEEKTASGIVLPDTAKEKPQEGKVVAVGTGRVLENGERVTLEVAQGDRIIFSKYAGTEVKYEGTEYLILRESDILAIIG